The following are encoded together in the Gordonia insulae genome:
- a CDS encoding LLM class flavin-dependent oxidoreductase — MSDLKFHWFLPTNGGDGRNVVGGGHGVSAGAAGRPASVPYLGQIARSAEQLGFDAALTPTGAWCEDAWVTTAMISSLSERLKFLVAFRPGVIAPYLAAQMSGSFQNLSGGRLLLNVVTGGEDHEQQMFGDFLGKEERYARADEFLDIVRQLWTGETVNFEGEYLSVADATLQHIPDPLPEIYFGGSSPAGIAVAAKHADVYLTWGEPPEAVGEKLDRVRKAAAEVGRELKFGIRLHTIARETSEEAWAEADRLLAHISEEEIARIQSGLKRSASEGQQRMLELNKGSKDGLEIYPNLWAGIGLVRGGAGTAMVGSYTEIADLIEAYQAVGIEEFVLSGYPHLEESYWFGEGVLPELTRRGLWHHPAPVVGRAAVPFGAAAPTTRVAAS; from the coding sequence ATGAGCGACTTGAAGTTCCACTGGTTCCTGCCCACCAACGGCGGCGACGGACGCAACGTCGTCGGGGGCGGACACGGCGTCTCGGCCGGCGCCGCGGGCAGACCGGCGTCGGTACCCTACCTGGGACAGATCGCGCGAAGCGCCGAGCAACTGGGCTTCGATGCGGCCCTGACCCCGACCGGGGCGTGGTGTGAGGACGCGTGGGTCACGACGGCGATGATCAGCAGCCTGTCCGAGCGGCTGAAGTTCCTGGTCGCCTTCCGCCCCGGGGTGATCGCTCCGTATCTGGCCGCACAGATGTCCGGCTCGTTCCAGAACCTCTCGGGCGGAAGGCTTCTGCTCAACGTGGTCACCGGCGGCGAGGATCACGAGCAGCAGATGTTCGGTGACTTCCTCGGCAAGGAGGAGCGTTACGCCCGGGCCGACGAGTTCCTGGATATCGTCCGGCAGTTGTGGACCGGCGAGACCGTCAACTTCGAGGGCGAGTATCTCTCCGTCGCCGACGCGACGCTCCAGCACATCCCGGACCCGTTGCCGGAGATCTATTTCGGCGGATCGTCCCCGGCCGGCATCGCGGTGGCGGCCAAGCATGCCGATGTCTACCTCACCTGGGGTGAACCGCCGGAAGCCGTGGGGGAGAAGCTCGATCGGGTGCGCAAGGCCGCCGCCGAGGTCGGCCGCGAGCTCAAGTTCGGCATCCGTCTGCACACGATCGCCCGGGAGACGTCCGAAGAGGCCTGGGCAGAGGCCGACCGATTGCTGGCGCACATCTCCGAGGAGGAGATCGCCCGCATCCAGTCCGGTCTGAAGCGATCGGCCTCCGAGGGGCAGCAGCGGATGCTCGAGCTCAACAAGGGCTCGAAGGACGGTCTCGAGATCTACCCGAACCTGTGGGCCGGAATCGGTCTGGTGCGCGGAGGCGCCGGCACCGCGATGGTGGGTTCCTACACCGAGATCGCCGATCTGATCGAGGCCTACCAGGCCGTCGGGATCGAGGAGTTCGTGCTGTCGGGCTACCCGCACCTCGAGGAGTCGTACTGGTTCGGCGAGGGGGTGCTGCCCGAACTCACCCGCCGCGGGCTCTGGCATCACCCGGCACCGGTGGTCGGCCGAGCCGCGGTACCGTTCGGTGCGGCCGCGCCGACCACCCGGGTGGCCGCATCGTGA
- a CDS encoding NAD(P)H-dependent oxidoreductase — MTTAVVVGNPKPASRTLSAATYVATQLTGSEPDLVVDLATLGTAILDWSDDTVAGLVEQVGKADLVVFASPTYKAAYTGLLKLFLDRFAGGTGLSGIAIPLMLGGSPAHALAPELTLRPVLTEIGGTVPGRGLYVVDSAHDDPAAYADWLTATTPTVSALLGDRR; from the coding sequence GTGACCACCGCCGTCGTCGTCGGCAACCCGAAGCCCGCGAGTCGGACACTCAGTGCCGCAACGTATGTCGCGACACAGTTGACCGGATCGGAGCCGGACCTGGTGGTCGACCTGGCAACACTGGGCACTGCGATCCTCGACTGGTCCGACGATACCGTCGCCGGGTTGGTCGAGCAGGTGGGCAAGGCCGATCTCGTCGTGTTCGCCAGTCCCACCTACAAGGCGGCCTACACGGGTCTGCTCAAGCTGTTCCTCGATCGTTTCGCCGGCGGCACGGGGCTTTCGGGGATCGCGATCCCGTTGATGCTCGGCGGCAGTCCGGCGCATGCGCTCGCACCGGAGCTGACACTGCGACCGGTGCTCACCGAGATCGGCGGCACGGTCCCCGGGCGTGGCCTCTATGTGGTCGACTCCGCCCACGACGACCCGGCGGCCTACGCCGACTGGCTGACGGCGACCACTCCGACCGTCAGCGCACTCCTGGGAGATCGCCGATGA
- a CDS encoding flavin reductase family protein — protein MSNLWTNQDLDPAMLRKAFGVFPTGVVAVAAEVDGALTGLAASSFTSVSLDPPLVSFSVANTSKTWPDLRRAAHLGVTILADHHSDVCRQLAGPVDHRFDGIALKASEEGAVTLNEGLARFDTTIYREVEAGDHIIVLLELHAVEHPESGSPLIFHKSGFGRLAV, from the coding sequence ATGAGCAACCTCTGGACCAACCAAGATCTCGATCCGGCCATGTTGCGCAAGGCCTTCGGCGTCTTCCCGACCGGCGTGGTCGCCGTCGCCGCGGAGGTCGACGGTGCGCTCACCGGGCTGGCCGCGAGCTCGTTCACCAGTGTCAGCCTCGACCCGCCGCTGGTCTCGTTCTCCGTGGCGAACACGTCGAAGACCTGGCCCGACCTGCGCCGGGCGGCGCACCTCGGGGTCACCATCCTCGCGGACCACCACAGCGATGTCTGCCGGCAACTCGCCGGACCCGTCGACCACCGTTTCGACGGGATCGCGCTCAAGGCCTCCGAGGAGGGGGCGGTGACCCTGAACGAGGGCCTGGCCCGGTTCGACACCACCATCTACCGTGAGGTCGAGGCCGGCGACCACATCATCGTGCTGCTCGAACTGCATGCCGTGGAACATCCGGAGTCGGGCAGCCCGTTGATCTTCCACAAGAGCGGATTCGGCCGACTCGCGGTATAG
- a CDS encoding alpha/beta fold hydrolase — MTDLSVPTDLGVLRATVTGSGPPTILWHSMFVDARSWQRVVPRLAEKRTLVLVDAPSSGRSDPLDRAVDIAACATAAETVAGRVCADAGTDRVDWVGNAWGGHVGLHLAATRPDLIRSLVAISAPTFPIDAALRRQIRLLIPLYRMIGARGPVWDAIASAILRDSTRTDDPEAVALLRDSLSLSGRSMIPAIRTAILNRTDLDWAAMRITCPTLFVSTDDRGEWTPAEAQAVAARMPDAREVTVHDARVIPALEQPDATATAIVDFWSRSDHRAPTSPGGA, encoded by the coding sequence ATGACCGACCTCAGCGTCCCCACCGATCTCGGCGTACTACGCGCCACCGTGACCGGCTCCGGACCGCCGACGATCCTGTGGCACAGCATGTTCGTCGATGCGCGATCGTGGCAGCGCGTGGTGCCGAGACTCGCCGAGAAACGCACCCTCGTCCTCGTGGACGCCCCGTCCTCGGGCCGCAGCGATCCACTCGACCGGGCCGTCGACATCGCCGCCTGCGCCACGGCGGCCGAGACCGTCGCCGGCCGGGTGTGCGCCGATGCCGGCACCGATCGTGTCGACTGGGTGGGCAATGCCTGGGGCGGCCACGTCGGACTCCACCTCGCCGCGACGCGGCCCGACCTGATCCGCAGCCTGGTGGCGATCAGTGCACCGACGTTTCCGATCGACGCCGCGTTGCGACGCCAGATCCGACTGCTGATCCCGCTGTACCGCATGATCGGTGCACGAGGTCCGGTGTGGGACGCCATCGCGTCCGCGATCCTCCGCGACTCCACCCGCACCGACGATCCGGAAGCTGTAGCCCTGCTTCGGGATTCACTGTCATTGTCCGGACGGTCGATGATCCCGGCGATCCGGACCGCGATTCTCAATCGGACCGACCTGGACTGGGCGGCCATGCGGATCACCTGTCCCACACTGTTCGTCAGCACCGACGATCGAGGGGAATGGACCCCGGCGGAGGCGCAGGCCGTCGCGGCACGGATGCCCGATGCCCGAGAGGTCACCGTCCACGACGCTCGCGTCATCCCGGCTCTGGAGCAGCCCGACGCGACGGCGACCGCCATCGTCGACTTCTGGAGCCGCTCCGACCACCGGGCTCCGACGTCACCCGGAGGGGCCTGA
- a CDS encoding TetR/AcrR family transcriptional regulator → MVRAYNSELRAQRARESRAVVLAAAIEMFCGRGWVATTMADVASAAGVSRQTVYQQFPNKLALLDACIDHALTGGEGGPVRELPDYRRMGLGDVDERLAAGARWLCAAHERSAAIQHVLDEAAVTDTTAAQRLRVREQNRWDEVCWAVGLILGTRPDDDLVTAIWVLAARRNWLTLVGDRGWSPAQWTDWFVAHARADLASASPAQS, encoded by the coding sequence GTGGTGCGTGCCTATAACTCCGAGCTCCGTGCGCAGCGCGCACGGGAGTCGCGCGCTGTGGTGTTGGCTGCCGCCATCGAGATGTTCTGTGGCCGTGGATGGGTGGCGACGACGATGGCCGATGTCGCGTCGGCGGCCGGTGTGAGTCGCCAGACCGTGTATCAGCAGTTCCCGAACAAGTTGGCGTTGCTGGATGCGTGCATCGACCATGCGCTCACCGGCGGCGAGGGCGGACCGGTGCGCGAACTGCCGGACTATCGGCGGATGGGCCTCGGGGACGTCGATGAGCGACTGGCCGCCGGCGCCAGATGGCTGTGCGCCGCACACGAGCGATCCGCGGCGATCCAGCACGTGCTGGACGAGGCCGCTGTCACCGATACCACTGCAGCCCAACGTCTTCGGGTGCGGGAGCAGAACCGGTGGGATGAGGTGTGCTGGGCCGTCGGGTTGATCCTCGGTACCCGACCCGATGATGATCTGGTGACCGCGATCTGGGTACTGGCAGCGCGGCGCAACTGGCTCACCCTGGTCGGCGACCGCGGGTGGTCGCCTGCGCAGTGGACCGACTGGTTCGTCGCGCACGCACGCGCGGACCTCGCGTCGGCGTCACCGGCGCAGTCCTGA
- a CDS encoding metallophosphoesterase: MILFAALFFALITFWLHRRLVHATDLPRPWSVIVDVVLVVLWVLALVGIATGRLLDPAWFRIPAFVGLTWMAAVLYLVLGLVIVAIGSLIARAVARARHTPSDVAMSTRRRSVRVATAAVVVIALATTAYGLVEAARPQVVQAEVDLPDLPAGFDGIRVALISDLHVGPARDERFTRRVVDLVNEQRPDLIVIAGDLTDGTVAQVGPDLAPLADLSAPLGVFGVSGNHEFYADDGGRWLDAWEELGVHTLRNQRVTVEHNGSAIDLAGIQDATAPTPYEPDLPAALADRDPSRFVLLLAHEPRQALEASDLGVDLQLSGHTHGGQMWPIRYLVTLQQPSLQGLDRVGSTVLYTTRGAGAWGPPVRVGAPPEITILELHKPSGR; this comes from the coding sequence ATGATCCTGTTCGCCGCGCTGTTCTTCGCGCTCATCACCTTCTGGCTCCACCGTCGCCTCGTGCATGCCACCGATCTGCCACGACCGTGGTCGGTGATCGTCGACGTCGTGCTCGTGGTGCTGTGGGTGCTCGCGCTGGTGGGCATCGCGACCGGCCGGTTGCTCGATCCGGCCTGGTTCCGTATCCCCGCGTTCGTCGGCCTGACCTGGATGGCAGCGGTGCTGTACCTGGTGCTCGGCTTGGTGATCGTCGCGATCGGCTCGCTGATCGCCCGTGCGGTCGCGCGAGCCCGTCATACACCGAGCGACGTGGCGATGTCCACACGTCGCCGGAGTGTGCGGGTGGCGACCGCGGCGGTCGTCGTCATCGCCCTCGCGACCACCGCGTACGGACTCGTCGAGGCGGCCCGCCCGCAGGTCGTGCAGGCCGAGGTCGACCTGCCGGATCTGCCCGCGGGATTCGACGGGATCCGCGTCGCGCTGATCTCCGATCTCCATGTCGGACCGGCCCGCGATGAGCGCTTCACACGCCGGGTGGTCGACCTGGTCAACGAGCAGCGGCCCGACCTGATCGTCATCGCCGGTGACCTCACCGACGGTACGGTGGCGCAGGTCGGCCCCGACCTCGCGCCCCTCGCCGACCTGTCCGCTCCGCTGGGAGTGTTCGGGGTGAGCGGCAACCATGAGTTCTACGCCGACGACGGCGGCCGGTGGCTCGATGCGTGGGAGGAGCTCGGCGTCCACACCCTGCGCAATCAGCGGGTGACGGTCGAACACAACGGGTCGGCCATCGACCTCGCCGGCATCCAGGACGCCACCGCACCGACGCCGTACGAGCCGGATCTACCGGCCGCTCTGGCCGACCGGGATCCGTCGCGATTCGTGCTCCTCCTCGCGCACGAGCCACGACAGGCGCTCGAGGCCTCCGACCTCGGTGTCGACCTGCAGCTCTCCGGGCACACCCACGGCGGCCAGATGTGGCCGATCCGCTACCTCGTCACCCTTCAACAACCCTCACTGCAGGGGCTCGACCGGGTCGGCAGCACCGTGCTGTACACGACGCGCGGTGCGGGAGCGTGGGGACCGCCGGTCCGCGTCGGCGCACCGCCCGAGATCACGATCCTCGAACTCCACAAGCCCTCCGGCCGCTGA
- a CDS encoding MFS transporter, whose amino-acid sequence MTDESPTSAGLPTRQRRRLIAVFALTSTMAYVAMIQIIPVILIPMAGDLGTSRTAIAGASTVSTLIGALAAFPIGRVLDRFGGRALMTAGAVIGAIAVVLWSQVTSVLMLYAAFVLVGLSLAMCTYEAAFAVLVFATDPRHRDRSILAVAMIAGLATYLVYPILGWMTGELGWRLSLVILAVVFAVTAVPGCVWVIPSRATHRTQIQNRVGVPLATALRQRRFWLLLIAFVGQAGSVSAFLFLIVAYLLDVGHPPVVATSIPIVIGVMQILSRLVLTTLGRRIPLAPATSLAFAVQAGGLLLLPVVGLSIPLTVLCVAAVGVGQGIGVIARPSILADNFGVAHFATVLAAITVPMAFARAGSPLLGAWLGDWRFLVGCGVVALVAAIALLPLIGVRPMEEGCAVDTSTDLVRSRSDAR is encoded by the coding sequence ATGACCGACGAGTCCCCCACCTCCGCTGGACTGCCCACCAGACAGCGGCGGCGACTGATCGCCGTCTTCGCACTGACCAGCACGATGGCCTATGTCGCGATGATCCAGATCATCCCGGTGATCCTCATTCCCATGGCCGGCGATCTCGGCACGTCGCGCACCGCGATCGCCGGAGCCTCGACGGTCTCGACACTGATCGGCGCCTTGGCGGCCTTTCCGATCGGCCGCGTCCTGGACCGGTTCGGCGGGCGGGCGCTGATGACGGCGGGTGCGGTGATCGGAGCGATCGCCGTCGTGCTGTGGTCGCAGGTGACGTCGGTGCTCATGCTCTACGCCGCCTTCGTCCTCGTCGGCCTCTCGCTGGCGATGTGCACCTATGAGGCGGCGTTCGCGGTGCTGGTGTTCGCCACCGACCCACGACACCGGGATCGGTCCATCCTCGCCGTCGCGATGATCGCCGGTCTCGCCACCTATCTCGTGTATCCGATCCTCGGCTGGATGACAGGCGAACTCGGTTGGCGCCTGAGTCTCGTCATCCTCGCTGTCGTCTTCGCGGTGACGGCCGTGCCCGGGTGCGTGTGGGTGATCCCGTCCCGCGCCACGCATCGGACGCAGATCCAGAACCGCGTCGGTGTGCCGCTCGCCACGGCGCTCCGGCAGCGCCGGTTCTGGCTGTTGTTGATCGCGTTCGTCGGTCAGGCGGGCTCGGTGTCGGCGTTCCTGTTCCTGATCGTCGCCTACCTGCTCGACGTCGGGCATCCGCCCGTCGTCGCGACATCGATCCCCATAGTGATCGGCGTGATGCAGATCCTGTCGCGGCTGGTGCTGACCACCCTCGGCCGACGCATCCCTCTCGCACCTGCCACGTCACTGGCCTTCGCGGTCCAGGCCGGCGGTCTGCTGCTGCTCCCCGTTGTCGGCCTGTCGATCCCGCTCACCGTTCTGTGTGTCGCTGCGGTCGGGGTCGGTCAGGGTATCGGGGTCATCGCGCGGCCGTCGATCCTCGCCGACAACTTCGGGGTGGCACATTTCGCGACCGTATTGGCCGCCATCACCGTGCCGATGGCGTTCGCCCGCGCCGGCTCACCCCTGCTCGGCGCATGGCTCGGCGACTGGCGATTCCTCGTGGGCTGCGGTGTGGTGGCGCTCGTCGCGGCCATCGCGCTCCTACCCCTCATCGGGGTGCGCCCGATGGAGGAGGGCTGTGCCGTCGATACCTCCACCGACCTGGTCCGCAGCCGGTCCGACGCTCGCTGA
- a CDS encoding LLM class flavin-dependent oxidoreductase, with protein MSTEFLWYIPNQVQPGHRGDDTVVDHNSLETLVEHAAALEANGWSGALIGTGWGRPDTFTVATALAARTSTFEPLIAVRPGYWKPANFAAAAATLDHLSGGRVRVNIVSGKDDLAAYGDSDADQSDRYARTREFLQLVRRLWTDENVTYRGDHFQVENSTVLPRIETRGDRRHPKLYFGGASAAAERVAAAEADVQLFWGETLDGVGERIERLRTLSETVGRQHAPLEFGLRITTFVRDTTDQAWAEAETKVAEMAAAQSDRRFGEHGSVPQNPHRRTAVGQQRLFDLASRGEVLDDNLYTTPGRFGAGGAATTWLVGSPQDVAKSLRKYQDLGITHFVLSDTPYLREIERQGDQLLPLLRG; from the coding sequence ATGAGCACCGAATTTCTCTGGTACATCCCGAATCAGGTCCAGCCGGGCCACCGCGGCGACGACACCGTCGTCGACCACAACAGCCTCGAGACCCTGGTGGAACATGCTGCGGCGCTGGAGGCGAACGGCTGGTCGGGTGCCCTGATCGGCACCGGATGGGGACGCCCGGACACCTTCACCGTCGCCACTGCTCTCGCCGCCCGCACCTCGACTTTCGAGCCCCTCATCGCCGTGCGGCCCGGTTATTGGAAGCCGGCCAACTTCGCGGCCGCCGCGGCCACTCTCGATCATCTGTCCGGCGGACGAGTACGGGTGAACATCGTCTCCGGCAAGGACGATCTCGCCGCGTATGGCGACTCCGACGCCGACCAGTCGGACCGTTACGCGCGCACACGTGAGTTCCTTCAACTCGTGCGCAGACTGTGGACCGACGAGAACGTGACGTACCGCGGCGACCACTTCCAGGTGGAGAACTCGACGGTGCTGCCGCGCATCGAGACCCGCGGTGACCGACGTCATCCGAAGCTCTACTTCGGGGGTGCGTCGGCGGCGGCCGAGCGGGTCGCGGCAGCGGAGGCCGATGTCCAGTTGTTCTGGGGTGAAACGCTCGACGGCGTCGGTGAACGCATCGAAAGACTGCGAACATTGAGCGAGACGGTCGGGCGGCAGCATGCCCCACTCGAGTTCGGCCTCCGTATCACCACATTCGTCCGTGACACCACCGATCAGGCCTGGGCGGAGGCAGAGACGAAGGTGGCGGAGATGGCTGCGGCGCAATCGGATCGGCGTTTCGGTGAACATGGGTCGGTACCACAGAACCCGCACCGGAGAACCGCGGTCGGTCAGCAGCGCCTGTTCGATCTCGCGTCCCGGGGGGAGGTCCTCGACGACAACCTGTACACCACGCCCGGCCGGTTCGGCGCAGGCGGTGCAGCGACCACCTGGCTGGTCGGTTCACCCCAGGACGTGGCGAAATCGCTTCGCAAGTATCAAGATCTGGGCATCACCCACTTCGTGTTGTCCGACACCCCGTACCTCAGGGAGATCGAGCGGCAGGGCGATCAGCTGTTGCCGTTGCTGCGCGGATGA
- a CDS encoding acyl-CoA dehydrogenase family protein: protein MTVSVTTTAAADRVTAADEDPYVARVKEFAEHILRPAALHTDRHGVPPERITEFASLHLLNHAAPPEFGGAAIGRDGDRRLHELIAGGCFNTWLVWAQHAPMVGRLALAHKGGTPLSDLGRDVLHGRVVLGAAISDVRRFPDQFITATRRRGGWTFTGTISWVSGWGLNSALAVAAVDGSTQTVVTALLPVSDRTHATHLGLAAVSGSRTERVTLDDVFVPDADVIAQQSLTDWRTEDLATAGDTRPQYFGLADTVITELGQERHPVARQVAATWRPRVAQLRADAYELADEAKAAGDERHRITERVATKVAVGEALATITRALVVARSGRGITLTDTAQLHARSALFLLVQGQSSDVRDAQLTNLAR from the coding sequence TTGACTGTCAGCGTCACCACAACGGCAGCAGCGGATCGGGTGACCGCCGCCGACGAGGACCCGTACGTGGCCCGGGTGAAGGAGTTCGCAGAGCACATCCTTCGGCCTGCCGCGTTGCACACCGATCGGCACGGCGTCCCACCGGAACGCATCACGGAATTCGCCTCGTTGCACCTGTTGAATCACGCCGCGCCGCCCGAGTTCGGCGGTGCCGCAATCGGACGCGACGGTGACCGGCGGCTGCACGAACTGATCGCCGGTGGTTGCTTCAACACCTGGCTCGTGTGGGCCCAGCACGCGCCGATGGTCGGTCGGCTGGCCCTCGCGCACAAGGGTGGCACCCCGCTCTCCGACCTCGGTCGAGACGTCCTGCACGGCCGAGTCGTCCTCGGGGCTGCGATCAGCGACGTCCGTCGTTTCCCGGATCAGTTCATCACGGCGACACGCCGCCGGGGCGGCTGGACATTCACCGGCACCATCTCGTGGGTCAGTGGGTGGGGTCTCAACTCCGCACTCGCAGTCGCGGCGGTCGACGGCTCCACGCAGACCGTGGTGACCGCGCTGCTCCCCGTGAGCGATCGGACGCACGCGACCCATCTCGGGCTCGCCGCGGTCAGCGGGAGTCGCACAGAGCGCGTCACCCTCGACGACGTGTTCGTACCGGACGCCGATGTGATCGCGCAGCAGAGCCTGACCGACTGGCGGACAGAGGATCTCGCCACTGCCGGGGATACCCGACCGCAGTACTTCGGCCTCGCCGACACGGTGATCACCGAGCTCGGACAAGAACGTCACCCCGTCGCGCGTCAGGTCGCGGCGACCTGGCGACCGCGGGTCGCCCAACTTCGCGCCGACGCCTACGAACTGGCCGACGAGGCCAAGGCCGCCGGCGACGAACGGCATCGCATCACCGAACGGGTGGCCACCAAGGTGGCGGTCGGCGAGGCTTTGGCCACCATCACCCGGGCCCTCGTCGTGGCCCGCTCCGGGCGCGGCATCACTCTCACCGACACCGCACAGTTGCACGCACGCTCCGCGCTCTTCCTCCTCGTCCAGGGACAGAGCTCGGATGTCCGCGACGCCCAGCTCACCAACCTCGCCCGTTGA
- a CDS encoding ABC transporter substrate-binding protein, translated as MPNEKGRTLVFATRFRRTMLSSATVAVIATALTACGGGASDQPVGDPVSGGTLTFYDPVEYNAWKPTNSIWSNSQVSNNLAERLIWQDPKTGEYRPWLAESYQVSDDHLAYTFKLKPGVTFSDGTLLNAEVVKLNFDQHGFGNEKLGITQDPFWTDYAGTDVVDDQTVVVRLAKPNAGFIQILSNYRASSILGKSLLEKDLNGQSDLRNWVGTGPFVVESVNGTTGVTLKRRDDYNWAPDGSAHTGKAYLDRIVFKTVPEAGTRVGALQSGEAQIARNIAPYDEETVTAGGGKLLPISVQGETNDLTVRLDNPASPLQDKQVRLALQAATDRAAINEAVLSPNYPIPTSALVKGTPLRGDSSKYLNHDLAKATSLLDAAGWRPGADGIRVEDGKRLSIHLRVAPYYQVSQSVLEVLRSQWREAGVEIKITSPSLTEYEAQEQTADDWFLTQGQTSTAEPSVLRTSYGSDRQDVLEKSPADAQLDALLAAQSYEFDTAKRKAAIQAVEDRIFGEAYSIPLYDETQVFGLASNVQGFTTESTGRSWFYDTWISG; from the coding sequence ATGCCCAATGAGAAAGGACGAACCCTGGTGTTCGCCACGAGATTCCGACGTACCATGCTGTCTTCCGCCACGGTGGCCGTGATCGCCACCGCGTTGACGGCGTGCGGGGGTGGCGCCTCCGACCAGCCTGTCGGTGACCCGGTCTCCGGGGGCACGCTCACCTTCTACGATCCGGTCGAGTACAACGCCTGGAAACCGACCAACTCGATCTGGTCCAACAGTCAGGTCTCCAACAACCTGGCCGAACGGCTCATCTGGCAGGACCCGAAGACCGGCGAATATCGCCCGTGGCTGGCGGAGTCGTACCAGGTCAGCGACGACCACCTGGCGTACACCTTTAAGCTCAAACCGGGCGTCACCTTCAGTGACGGCACGCTACTGAATGCCGAGGTCGTCAAACTCAACTTCGACCAGCACGGTTTCGGGAACGAGAAGTTGGGCATCACGCAGGATCCGTTCTGGACAGACTACGCGGGAACCGATGTCGTCGACGACCAGACCGTGGTGGTCCGGCTGGCGAAGCCGAATGCAGGCTTCATCCAGATCCTGTCCAACTATCGCGCCAGCTCGATCCTCGGCAAGTCGCTGCTGGAAAAGGATCTCAACGGACAGAGCGACCTTCGGAACTGGGTGGGTACCGGCCCGTTCGTGGTCGAATCCGTCAACGGAACCACCGGAGTGACACTCAAGCGCCGGGACGACTACAACTGGGCACCCGACGGTTCCGCCCACACCGGGAAGGCCTACCTGGATCGCATCGTCTTCAAGACGGTGCCGGAGGCGGGCACCCGGGTGGGCGCGCTGCAGTCGGGGGAGGCGCAGATCGCCCGGAACATCGCGCCTTACGACGAGGAGACGGTGACCGCCGGCGGCGGCAAACTCCTGCCGATCTCGGTACAGGGCGAGACCAACGACCTGACCGTTCGGCTCGACAACCCGGCTTCACCGCTGCAGGACAAGCAGGTCCGGCTCGCGCTGCAGGCGGCGACCGATCGGGCGGCGATCAACGAGGCGGTCCTGTCGCCGAACTATCCGATCCCGACCAGTGCTCTCGTGAAGGGGACACCGCTGCGCGGCGACTCGAGCAAGTACCTGAATCATGATCTGGCGAAGGCGACGTCGCTTCTCGATGCGGCGGGATGGCGGCCCGGCGCCGACGGCATTCGGGTCGAAGACGGCAAGCGGCTGAGTATCCACCTCCGCGTCGCGCCCTATTATCAGGTCTCGCAATCCGTCCTGGAAGTGCTGCGATCCCAGTGGCGCGAAGCCGGGGTGGAGATCAAGATCACCAGTCCATCGCTGACCGAGTACGAGGCGCAAGAGCAGACAGCTGACGACTGGTTCCTCACCCAGGGCCAGACCTCCACCGCCGAACCGAGCGTGCTGCGCACCTCGTACGGCAGTGATCGTCAAGACGTGCTGGAGAAGTCGCCGGCCGACGCCCAACTCGACGCACTGCTCGCAGCCCAGTCCTACGAGTTCGACACGGCCAAGCGCAAGGCCGCGATCCAGGCAGTCGAGGACCGGATCTTCGGTGAGGCCTACTCGATCCCGCTCTACGACGAGACACAGGTGTTCGGCCTCGCGTCGAACGTCCAGGGGTTCACCACAGAATCCACCGGGCGGTCGTGGTTCTACGACACCTGGATCTCCGGATAG